A genome region from Brassica oleracea var. oleracea cultivar TO1000 chromosome C2, BOL, whole genome shotgun sequence includes the following:
- the LOC106324116 gene encoding uncharacterized protein LOC106324116 produces MHHPSDAAAWKHFTKVYPDFAKESRNVYLGLATDGFNPVGMSGEAHSVWPVIVTPYNLPPGMFMKRKYFFLSVLVPGPRHPKKSIDIYLPPLIEELESLWSGGVEAYDVSKKQNFTMRAALLWTINDFPAYGMMSGWMTHARKHSWFDCHKVFLPREHPYRRNVQAFRKGQTITDDPPPWLTGEKFLRERINNIKGVKKTVDCGGNGHEKPARTINGYGKDHNWVKKSIFWDLPYWENLLLRHNLDFMHVEKNFFDNLINTVLNVPGKTKENAKSRMDLPDLCRRSELHMKADGTLHVPIFWLSKEEKKNFCDATSPFAFKELLPKSVHIAISEIALFFRDISAKILKHEDVAILKENIAVKLCNLEKIFPPSFFDIMEHLAVHLADEAALGGPVQYIWMYPFERYIYHLKKKIKNKAHIGGSIVAQYVNEEISTASANFFGNPHVVPEVPLPGEVRFTYQYPDVPNLFYHEGQDVRGVYNPYMSSNDLQILKDKHFAEWVKNYVVQASNTYDFLMGMLDFVQGPQCKYKSWPIYHSCGYFFHTHSHGQDKKTQHYGIQVRGTTDTDYYGLSEEIIMIEYFGYVGLKAMVFKCKWFDTTEGRGIRKHKSGIIDVSPRWQYEKFDPFILSGNCDQVCFIPYPWVRHTSANDWWACTKFMPRGVRETSEDALVALQDDTDYQVVAQSMMLRIETYVVEDDSDYESTPVVPPNDKYVSEDELDEACTDRDSVSDSSS; encoded by the exons ATGCACCACCCTTCTGATGCTGCAGCATGGAAGCATTTTACCAAGGTATATCCTGATTTTGCGAAGGAAAGTCGAAATGTTTATCTAGGATTAGCAACAGATGGATTTAATCCAGTGGGTATGAGCGGAGAAGCCCACTCGGTCTGGCCCGTCATCGTAACTCCGTATAACCTACCTCCTGGTATGTTTATGAAAAGAAAATATTTCTTTTTATCAGTACTAGTTCCTGGGCCAAGGCATCCAAAGAAGAGCATTGATATTTATCTGCCGCCGTTAATTGAAGAACTAGAAAGTTTGTGGAGCGGTGGAGTTGAAGCATATGATGTCTCGAAGAAGCAAAATTTTACGATGCGAGCCGCACTATTGTGGACAATAAATGACTTTCCCGCTTACGGCATGATGTCCGGATGGATGACTCATGCCCG GAAGCATAGCTGGTTTGACTGCCATAAAGTGTTCCTGCCTAGGGAGCATCCTTACAGAAGAAATGTCCAAGCTTTTCGAAAGGGGCAGACAATAACTGATGATCCTCCACCATGGTTAACGGGAGAAAAATTTCTCCGCGAAAGAATCAACAACATCAAAGGAGTGAAAAAAACAGTAGATTGTGGAGGTAATGGACATGAGAAACCTGCGAGAACCATAAACGGCTACGGAAAAGACCACAATTGGGTGAAGAAAAGTATCTTTTGGGATTTGCCATATTGGGAAAACCTTCTTCTTCGCCACAACCTGGACTTCATGCACGTTGAGAAAAATTTCTTTGATAATCTTATCAACACGGTGCTTAATGTTCCCGGGAAGACAAAAGAAAATGCAAAGTCGAGGATGGATCTACCTGATTTGTGCAGAAGGTCTGAGTTACATATGAAGGCTGATGGAACGCTGCATGTCCCGATTTTCTGGTTGTCGAAGGAAGAAAAAAAGAATTTCTGCGATG CGACTTCTCCATTTGCGTTTAAGGAATTACTTCCCAAAAGTGTTCACATTGCCATTTCAG AGATAGCACTTTTCTTTCGTGATATCTCTGCGAAGATACTTAAGCACGAAGATGTTGCTATTTTAAAAGAAAACATTGCGGTGAAGCTTTGCAATTTGGAGAAGATTTTTCCACCGTCGTTCTTTGATATTATGGAACATTTGGCCGTACATTTAGCAGACGAAGCTGCTTTAGGTGGTCCAGTGCAATATATATGGATGTATCCTTTCGAGCGATACATATACCATCTGAAAAAGAAAATTAAAAATAAGGCACACATTGGAGGTTCCATCGTTGCACAATATGTGAATGAAGAAATATCTACTGCTTCTGCAAACTTCTTTGGTAATCCACATGTGGTACCTGAGGTTCCACTTCCCGGAGAAGTTCGGTTTACATATCAATATCCAGATGTGCCTAATTTGTTTTATCACGAAGGTCAG GATGTTCGAGGAGTTTATAACCCATATATGTCTAGTAATGACCTACAAATACTGAAAGACAAACATTTTGCCGAATGGGTGAAAAACTAT GTTGTGCAAGCGAGTAACACATATGACTTTCTGATGGGGATGTTAGATTTTGTACAAGGTCCGCAATGTAAGTATAAATCTTGGCCGATTTACCATTCATGTGGATACTTCTTCCACACACATAGCCATGGCCAAGATAAGAAAACCCAACATTACGGCATCCAAGTTCGTGGAACCACAGATACTGACTATTACGGTTTGAGCGAGGAGATAATAATGATTGAGTATTTTGGTTATGTTGGACTGAAGGCCATGGTTTTTAAATGTAAGTGGTTTGATACAACTGAAGGGCGGGGAATTCGAAAACATAAATCAGGAATCATTGATGTGTCTCCGCGTTGGCAGTATGAGAAATTTGATCCATTTATCTTATCTGGTAATTGTGATCAAGTTTGTTTTATTCCTTATCCATGGGTACGACATACATCAGCCAACGATTGGTGGGCATGTACAAAATTTATGCCTAGAGGGGTTCGAGAAACCTCCGAGGATGCTCTTGTTGCGTTACAAGATGATACAGACTACCAAGTTGTTGCACAGAGCATGATGTTGCGCATTGAGACGTATGTTGTCGAAGATGATTCAGATTATGAATCCACGCCAGTTGTTCCTCCTAATGACAAATACGTTTCAGAAGATGAATTAGACGAGGCTTGTACTGATCGGGATTCGGTATCTGATTCAAGTTCTTAG